The Arcanobacterium wilhelmae region CAACGTACCGCGCCCACCGAGCTCAACAACGCCACTGAAGGCGACATCGGCGTCGAAGAACCACTCGCCGGCCACCACGAAACGCTCACACTCGCGGATCGACGGGAAACGCGAAAAATGGCGTTCAAAATCCGCAATATACGCGTAAAACTGCGGATCTAGCCGCACCACGGGCGCCTCATCGGTAGTCAACACGAGGCGGTAATCAGCGTCGAACTCGTACGCATCCGAACGGAGCAACGCCAAGTCGTTCGTGGTCTTCACCGGGAGGAAGCGATCGCGATCAACCACAATCGGCCGCGAATCAGCGAACTTCTCCACGATCGCACCCATCGCGCTCTCGATCTGGATCACGCGCGGGGAATCCGCAAGAGTCGGATCCACAGTCTTCTTATTGCGAATCAGCGGCAAACCCACCACGCCCTCAGTAGCGCGGAGCAGATCCCGCAACGCCTCCAAATCAAACCACATCGTGTTCGTGTTGAAATACATGTGGCGGTCCAGATCCGCGAAAGCCTCAAGATCCTCGATCGGGGTCTGCGCGCGATCACGCAAAATGATCCGCCCGTCCGAACGACGCACCGCGAAATGGCCACCCTTCACATCCGCCAACGTTCGACGGCACACCTCCGGTGCGAAATCAGCACCCGACTGCGCGAACCAGCCCGCAATCGCCCCCGACGGATACGCCCCCAAATTATCCGAATTCGCACAATTCAAATACCGGTAACCAGCGTCGAGAAGCCGATCCACGATCCCCGACTCGTAGAAAGTCGTGAACAAATCACCATGCCCAGGCGGACACCACTCCAGCTCCGGATCCGCCTCCCAAGAAATCGGCTCGAGGCTCTCCTCAAGAATCTTCGGCTCACGGTTTTGCACCACATCCACCGGAAGGTCCGTGGCAAGGCGCGAATCCATGGCCGCGAGCGTGTCCTCACGCGTGCGGAAAGAATTCAGGAACATTAGCGGGATCACCGCGCCCGTGCGCTCACGGGCGCGCAGCAACTGCTCGGTGGTGATCTCGAGGAACGACTTTCCCTCACGAACCGTGAGCAGACTCTTCGCACGATCCAACCCCATCGACGTGCCCAGCCCGCCGTTGAGCCTTAAGAACACTGTGCGGCCAAGCGCCTCGCGAGAAACCTCCGGATCCAAATCCAGATCCGACACGTGCTCCACGTCGCGCAACGGCTCAATCTCATCCTCAGCAATCAGCCCCGTAGCGCCATTCGCGACCTGCACAAAATACTGCTCAAAAACGCGCATCGCGGTTTCGCGAGCGCCGTCGGCGCGCATCTTTTCCAGGTTCGCATCGAGGGCGGCCTGCTGCTGTTTCGAGAGTGTGTGCGTTCCCATATTCTCCTCCACGTGTAACGGCGCTGCGCCGACGAAACGGGCGCGGTTACCTGAACGTTCCGTTTCCTG contains the following coding sequences:
- a CDS encoding UTP--glucose-1-phosphate uridylyltransferase codes for the protein MGTHTLSKQQQAALDANLEKMRADGARETAMRVFEQYFVQVANGATGLIAEDEIEPLRDVEHVSDLDLDPEVSREALGRTVFLRLNGGLGTSMGLDRAKSLLTVREGKSFLEITTEQLLRARERTGAVIPLMFLNSFRTREDTLAAMDSRLATDLPVDVVQNREPKILEESLEPISWEADPELEWCPPGHGDLFTTFYESGIVDRLLDAGYRYLNCANSDNLGAYPSGAIAGWFAQSGADFAPEVCRRTLADVKGGHFAVRRSDGRIILRDRAQTPIEDLEAFADLDRHMYFNTNTMWFDLEALRDLLRATEGVVGLPLIRNKKTVDPTLADSPRVIQIESAMGAIVEKFADSRPIVVDRDRFLPVKTTNDLALLRSDAYEFDADYRLVLTTDEAPVVRLDPQFYAYIADFERHFSRFPSIRECERFVVAGEWFFDADVAFSGVVELGGRGTLRS